The following proteins are encoded in a genomic region of Hymenobacter siberiensis:
- a CDS encoding coiled-coil domain-containing protein 22 has translation MASSQQLAQLDRLERQITTLVAAYQQLREDLADANTTVQQLRADVREKDRLLKERQNQENIVKLVHTIAGEPTHANELKLRLNEYIRELDKCLAYLRD, from the coding sequence GTGGCCTCATCCCAACAGCTTGCGCAACTCGACCGCCTGGAGCGGCAGATTACCACCTTAGTGGCTGCCTATCAGCAATTGCGCGAGGACCTGGCCGATGCCAACACCACCGTGCAGCAGCTCCGCGCCGACGTGCGCGAGAAAGACCGCCTGCTAAAAGAGCGCCAAAACCAGGAAAATATCGTTAAACTTGTACACACCATAGCTGGGGAACCCACCCACGCCAACGAACTTAAACTGCGCCTCAACGAATACATCCGCGAACTGGACAAGTGTCTTGCCTATTTGAGAGACTAA
- a CDS encoding pyridoxal phosphate-dependent aminotransferase — MPEISKRGQAMPVSPFRKLLPYADAARQLGKIVYPLNIGQPDVLTPPEMLAAVRNADIAVLGYAPGAGTDSYRRKLETYYQRAGIPARFEDIMVTTAGSEAILFAMLSCLNPGDEVIVAEPFYGAYTAFAIAAGVSIVAVTAHIEDGFALPPIADFEAVITPKTRAILICNPSNPTGYVYRRDELEALLDLCKQHDLYLLSDEAYREYCYDGAHATSALSLAGSEQHVVMVDTISKRYSACGARVGALVTRNPNIWQAAFHFGQMRVCPPVLEMIAAEAACNLPATYFDETRAEYQARRDLTVNALRTMPGVVCPVPGGAFYVVARLPVDDAERFGQWLLEAFTLDNKTLMLSPANGFYHTPGLGRQEVRLAYVINQTDLAAALNCLAHALLAYPGRIEPVPAAAVEAAIALPA; from the coding sequence ATGCCAGAAATATCCAAGCGCGGGCAGGCCATGCCCGTTTCGCCGTTTCGCAAGCTGCTGCCTTATGCTGACGCCGCCCGCCAACTGGGCAAAATCGTTTATCCCCTCAACATTGGCCAGCCCGATGTGCTGACGCCGCCCGAAATGCTGGCTGCCGTGCGCAATGCCGACATCGCGGTGCTGGGCTACGCCCCCGGCGCGGGCACCGACAGCTACCGCCGCAAGCTGGAAACCTACTACCAGCGCGCCGGCATTCCGGCGCGTTTCGAGGATATTATGGTGACCACGGCGGGCAGCGAAGCCATTCTCTTCGCCATGCTCAGCTGCCTGAACCCGGGCGATGAGGTGATTGTGGCCGAGCCCTTTTATGGTGCTTACACGGCCTTTGCCATCGCGGCCGGCGTGAGCATCGTGGCCGTGACGGCGCACATCGAGGACGGCTTTGCGCTACCCCCGATAGCTGATTTTGAGGCCGTTATTACCCCCAAAACCCGGGCCATCCTCATCTGCAACCCCAGCAACCCCACCGGCTACGTGTACCGCCGCGATGAGCTGGAAGCCCTGCTGGACCTCTGCAAGCAGCACGATTTGTACTTGCTTTCGGATGAGGCCTACCGCGAATATTGCTACGACGGCGCCCACGCTACCAGTGCTCTAAGCCTGGCCGGCAGCGAGCAGCACGTAGTGATGGTCGACACGATTTCGAAACGCTACAGCGCCTGCGGGGCCCGCGTAGGCGCGCTCGTCACGCGCAACCCCAACATCTGGCAGGCTGCGTTTCACTTCGGGCAAATGCGCGTCTGCCCGCCGGTACTGGAAATGATTGCCGCCGAAGCCGCCTGCAACCTACCCGCCACCTATTTCGACGAAACCCGGGCCGAATACCAGGCCCGGCGCGACCTCACTGTGAATGCCCTGCGTACCATGCCGGGCGTGGTGTGCCCGGTGCCGGGCGGGGCCTTCTACGTGGTGGCGCGCCTGCCCGTGGACGATGCCGAGAGGTTTGGCCAGTGGCTGCTCGAAGCTTTCACCCTCGACAATAAGACGCTGATGCTGTCGCCGGCCAACGGTTTCTACCATACCCCGGGCCTGGGCCGGCAGGAAGTGCGCCTGGCCTACGTCATCAACCAGACCGATTTGGCGGCGGCGCTCAACTGCCTGGCGCACGCGCTGCTGGCCTACCCCGGCCGCATCGAACCCGTGCCCGCCGCGGCCGTAGAAGCTGCCATTGCTCTCCCTGCTTAA
- a CDS encoding cell division protein ZapA, whose product MSELAIKIRIADRDYPMRVDVQDEERLRLAGRLLGDKLREFREGYGIQDKQDLLAMVALATMADQLKVSKEKDGTDAALTERLARFDELLSGVVLTG is encoded by the coding sequence ATGAGCGAATTAGCCATAAAAATTCGGATTGCTGACCGGGACTATCCCATGCGCGTTGACGTGCAGGATGAGGAACGGTTGCGCCTGGCTGGCCGCCTGTTGGGCGACAAGCTGCGCGAATTCCGGGAAGGCTACGGCATTCAGGACAAACAGGACCTGCTGGCCATGGTTGCGTTGGCTACAATGGCCGACCAATTGAAAGTGAGCAAGGAAAAGGATGGCACCGATGCGGCGCTAACCGAACGGCTGGCTCGTTTCGACGAGCTACTATCCGGCGTGGTGCTGACGGGGTAA
- a CDS encoding M1 family metallopeptidase has translation MRRLLFAGLVLAVAGQAPAIAQTTNSGTDKFAQLETMLPTPNSYRTASGAPGTDYWQQRADYDIKVTLDDAKQALTGRETITYTNLSPDALPYLWVQLDQNIYEKNSIANATQVGQLQDKMTFQAVDGMMSGFDGGFKIESVTGKDGRALHTVTNNTMMRIDLPSPLLPRQAVSFQVKWHYNITDQYKQGGRSGFEYFEADKNYLYEMAQFYPRMAVYSDNQGWQHKQFLGNGEFTLPFGDYKVSITAPADHIVGATGTLQNAAQVLTATQQKRWEQAKSATKPVLIVSQDEAVKNESSRATGTKTWTFAAKNVRDFAWASSRKFIWDAMQIKQDGKPVMCMSYYPKEGNPLWGQYSTQVVAHTIKTYSKYTIPYAYPVAISVHGPVGGMEYPMLCFNGGRPEKDGTYSQQVKYGMISVIIHEVGHNFFPMIINSDERQWTWMDEGLNSFVQFLTEQEWERNYPSRRGEPRNIAAYMATADNLQSPIMINSESALQFGNNAYGKPATALNILRETVMGRELFDYAFKTYAQRWAYKHPTPADLFRTMEDASAVDLDWFWRGWFYTTEHTDIALESVKSYNASTRNPQVENARLQQQKAAAAQSITAQRNATDIPKTLVDDKPELKDFYNNYDPLAVTPADQQRYTAMLGTLTPEQQQRLNDSQSNFYELSLRNVGGLVMPVIVQMTFADNTQEIQTIPAEIWRKNNAQVTKVIVTKKPVISFVIDPFQQTADTDLSNNAFPRQPAASRFELFEQPLPQVQPNPMQQPKAAASPMQKLEQKPVGSGQ, from the coding sequence ATGCGTCGTCTTTTATTCGCCGGCTTGGTGCTGGCCGTGGCAGGGCAGGCACCCGCCATTGCCCAAACTACCAACTCCGGCACCGACAAATTTGCGCAGCTCGAAACGATGCTGCCCACGCCCAACAGCTACCGCACCGCCAGCGGTGCGCCCGGCACCGACTACTGGCAGCAGCGGGCCGACTACGACATCAAAGTCACCCTCGATGATGCCAAGCAGGCTCTCACCGGCCGCGAAACCATCACCTACACCAACCTCTCGCCCGATGCGCTGCCCTACCTCTGGGTGCAGCTCGACCAAAATATCTACGAGAAAAACTCGATTGCCAACGCCACGCAAGTCGGCCAGCTGCAGGACAAGATGACGTTCCAGGCGGTGGATGGCATGATGTCGGGCTTCGATGGCGGTTTCAAGATTGAGAGCGTGACCGGCAAGGACGGTCGCGCCCTGCACACCGTGACGAACAATACGATGATGCGCATCGACCTGCCCAGTCCGCTGCTGCCGCGCCAGGCCGTATCGTTCCAGGTGAAGTGGCACTATAACATCACCGACCAGTACAAGCAGGGCGGGCGCAGTGGTTTCGAGTACTTCGAGGCCGACAAGAACTACCTCTACGAGATGGCTCAGTTCTACCCCCGCATGGCCGTGTACTCCGATAACCAGGGCTGGCAGCACAAGCAGTTTCTGGGCAATGGCGAGTTCACGCTGCCCTTCGGCGATTACAAGGTGAGCATCACCGCGCCGGCCGACCACATCGTGGGCGCTACCGGCACGCTGCAAAATGCCGCCCAGGTCCTCACCGCCACCCAGCAGAAGCGCTGGGAGCAGGCCAAATCGGCCACCAAGCCCGTGCTCATCGTGAGCCAGGACGAGGCCGTGAAGAACGAAAGCAGCCGCGCCACCGGCACCAAAACCTGGACGTTTGCCGCCAAAAACGTGCGCGACTTCGCCTGGGCCAGCTCGCGCAAGTTCATCTGGGATGCCATGCAGATTAAGCAGGATGGCAAGCCCGTGATGTGCATGAGCTACTACCCCAAGGAGGGCAACCCCCTGTGGGGCCAATACTCGACGCAGGTGGTGGCCCACACCATCAAAACCTACTCGAAATACACCATTCCCTACGCGTATCCGGTGGCCATTTCGGTGCACGGTCCGGTGGGCGGTATGGAGTATCCGATGCTGTGCTTCAACGGCGGCCGGCCCGAGAAAGACGGTACCTACTCGCAGCAGGTAAAATACGGAATGATTTCAGTGATTATCCACGAAGTGGGCCACAACTTCTTCCCCATGATTATCAACTCCGACGAGCGGCAGTGGACGTGGATGGACGAGGGCCTGAACTCGTTCGTGCAGTTCCTTACCGAGCAGGAGTGGGAGCGCAACTACCCCAGCCGCCGCGGCGAGCCCCGCAACATCGCGGCCTACATGGCCACTGCCGACAACCTGCAATCGCCGATTATGATTAACTCGGAGTCGGCCCTGCAATTTGGCAACAACGCTTACGGCAAGCCCGCCACGGCCCTCAACATCCTGCGTGAGACTGTGATGGGCCGCGAGCTGTTCGACTACGCCTTCAAAACCTACGCCCAGCGCTGGGCCTACAAGCACCCCACGCCCGCCGACCTGTTTCGCACCATGGAAGACGCTTCGGCCGTGGACCTCGACTGGTTCTGGCGCGGCTGGTTCTACACCACCGAGCACACCGACATTGCCTTGGAATCGGTGAAATCCTACAACGCCAGCACCCGCAACCCGCAGGTCGAAAACGCCCGTTTGCAGCAGCAGAAGGCCGCCGCGGCGCAGTCCATCACAGCCCAGCGCAACGCCACCGACATCCCCAAAACCCTGGTCGATGACAAGCCCGAGCTGAAGGACTTCTACAACAACTACGACCCGCTGGCCGTAACGCCCGCCGACCAGCAGCGCTACACCGCCATGCTCGGCACCCTAACGCCCGAGCAGCAGCAGCGCCTCAACGACTCGCAGAGCAACTTCTACGAGCTGAGCCTGCGCAACGTGGGCGGCCTGGTAATGCCCGTCATCGTGCAGATGACCTTTGCCGACAACACCCAGGAAATCCAGACCATCCCGGCCGAAATCTGGCGCAAAAACAACGCTCAGGTTACCAAGGTCATCGTGACCAAGAAGCCCGTCATTAGCTTCGTTATCGACCCCTTTCAGCAAACGGCCGATACCGATTTGAGCAACAACGCCTTCCCCCGTCAGCCTGCCGCCTCGCGCTTCGAGCTGTTTGAGCAGCCGCTGCCGCAGGTCCAGCCCAACCCCATGCAGCAGCCCAAAGCCGCCGCCAGCCCCATGCAGAAGCTGGAGCAGAAGCCGGTGGGCAGCGGCCAGTAA
- a CDS encoding cytochrome b/b6 domain-containing protein, translating to MYQAVAPAVEAPIKDYRAPLRFWHWANTLLISLQLITILFQKVIVKSKSAVPEFQQAMSKANVTITAKQGGAFAHIISERIWTWHIYFGWTLVALWVLRLGLQLTGPSELRFSARLMEILRRYRLAPPADKSKAGKILFAKTTYALFYIFLTIMVATGLIMIYEDTAFFGPMHHTAGEIHNVTMYLIMGFIALHVVGVVWAETKEDHGLVSRMVGGEAPNSKA from the coding sequence ATGTACCAAGCCGTTGCCCCCGCCGTCGAAGCCCCCATTAAAGACTACCGCGCCCCGTTGCGGTTTTGGCACTGGGCCAATACCTTACTAATTAGCCTGCAATTGATTACCATTCTATTTCAGAAGGTGATAGTCAAATCCAAATCGGCGGTGCCCGAGTTTCAGCAGGCCATGAGTAAGGCCAACGTCACGATAACCGCGAAGCAGGGCGGGGCTTTTGCGCACATCATCAGCGAGCGCATCTGGACCTGGCACATCTATTTTGGCTGGACGCTGGTGGCCCTGTGGGTGCTGCGGCTGGGCCTGCAGCTCACGGGGCCGTCGGAGCTGCGCTTCTCGGCCCGGCTGATGGAGATTCTGCGCCGCTACCGCCTCGCCCCGCCCGCCGATAAGAGCAAGGCCGGTAAAATTCTATTTGCCAAAACTACCTACGCGCTGTTTTATATCTTCCTCACCATCATGGTGGCCACCGGCCTCATCATGATATACGAGGACACGGCCTTCTTCGGCCCCATGCACCACACCGCCGGAGAAATCCACAACGTGACGATGTACCTCATTATGGGCTTCATTGCGCTGCACGTGGTGGGCGTGGTGTGGGCCGAAACCAAGGAGGACCACGGCCTGGTTTCGCGCATGGTGGGCGGCGAGGCTCCGAACAGCAAGGCGTAA
- a CDS encoding M16 family metallopeptidase: MNLRFLSTLGLALMTSVSFAQQKPATKAPAAKTALATLPSGTKLIEKVTKQPGQLVIPYEKYVLPNGLTLVVAEDHSDPLVHVDVTYHVGSAREQIGKSGFAHFFEHMMFQGSDHVGDQQHFKLVTAAGGTLNGSTTTDRTNYFETLPSNQLETGLWLEADRMGFLLDAVSQKKFEIQRSTVKNERGQRVDNTPYGQSQEYLIRTMFPYGHPYSWSPIGYLEDLDRSDVNDLKNFFLRWYGPNNATLTVGGDVKPAEVVKMVEKYFGPIKRGPAVPVQKLPAPVLAQDRYVSYSDNIRFPMLQMWFPTVPQGHPDAVALDALADILGGGKTSLLYKNLVKNQKTVQAQAYQQNYELAGALTITALPLPGKALDSTEYIIRNTLKEFETRGVNDGDVQRFKAQTEAQVINALASVQGKVSLLAANQTFYGNPNYLTVEMKELKALTKADVQRVYDKYVRGKHAVILSVLPKTGGAAAAKPDNFTVDKSGYKAPDYGYAGLKYVKPIDTFDRSKQPAAGANPVVKVPALYQETLPNGLKIVGTKNTEIPAITMRLTIRGGHRLEQAMPAKAGLAQLTASMLNEGSEKYTGEQFTTELDKLGSRVLVNAGDNETTVYVQSLTKNLPATMALLEQRLLHPRFDAADFARVKKQQIELIANFANQPAVVADLTYNRLVYGSNNIAGTAVAGTTTSVGSITLDDVKSFYNTYYSPNVSYLVAVGDVDQATLDKQLGFLKNWAKKDVTIPADMAGVQPDKTTVYFVNKPGAAQSEIRVGYLTDMKYDATGAYYKAGLANFLLGGAFNSRINLNLRENKGYTYGANSGFRGTRYAGPFTAQAGVRADATAASVKEFMSEIQNYQNGISDEELAFLQTSVGQSDALKYETGQQKAGFLSRLVEYDLQPTYVNQQTDILKNLKKEDVQAIAKQYLPADKMYIVVVGDDKQLPTLQALGYPVVQLDMEGKPVAAEIMKMPMPAPTQMAAPTDEKMKKQFDDGGKIKTKTKKGKN, encoded by the coding sequence ATGAACCTTCGTTTCCTGTCCACCCTGGGTCTGGCGCTGATGACCAGCGTCAGCTTTGCCCAGCAAAAACCCGCCACCAAAGCCCCGGCTGCCAAAACGGCGCTGGCAACCCTGCCCAGCGGCACCAAGCTCATCGAGAAGGTAACCAAGCAGCCCGGCCAGCTCGTCATTCCCTACGAGAAGTATGTGCTGCCCAACGGCCTCACCCTGGTGGTGGCCGAAGACCACTCCGACCCGTTGGTGCACGTCGATGTGACCTACCATGTGGGCTCGGCGCGGGAGCAGATTGGCAAATCGGGCTTCGCGCACTTCTTTGAGCACATGATGTTTCAGGGCTCCGACCACGTGGGCGACCAGCAGCACTTCAAGCTGGTGACGGCCGCCGGCGGCACCCTCAACGGCAGCACCACTACCGACCGCACCAACTACTTCGAAACGCTGCCCAGCAACCAGCTCGAAACCGGCCTTTGGCTCGAAGCCGACCGCATGGGCTTCCTGCTCGACGCCGTGAGCCAGAAGAAATTCGAGATTCAGCGCTCGACGGTGAAGAATGAGCGCGGCCAGCGCGTTGACAATACGCCTTACGGCCAGTCGCAGGAGTACCTCATTCGCACGATGTTCCCCTACGGCCACCCCTACTCCTGGTCGCCCATCGGCTACCTCGAAGACCTGGACCGCTCCGACGTGAACGACCTGAAGAACTTCTTCCTGCGCTGGTACGGCCCCAACAACGCCACCCTGACGGTGGGCGGCGACGTGAAGCCCGCTGAAGTAGTGAAGATGGTGGAGAAGTATTTCGGCCCCATCAAGCGCGGGCCGGCCGTACCCGTGCAGAAGCTACCCGCCCCGGTGCTGGCGCAGGACCGCTACGTGAGCTACTCCGACAACATCCGCTTCCCGATGCTGCAGATGTGGTTCCCGACCGTGCCCCAGGGCCACCCCGACGCCGTGGCGCTCGATGCCCTGGCCGATATTCTGGGCGGCGGCAAAACTTCGCTGCTCTACAAAAACCTGGTGAAAAACCAGAAAACCGTGCAGGCCCAGGCCTACCAGCAGAACTACGAGCTGGCCGGGGCCCTGACGATTACCGCCCTGCCCCTGCCCGGCAAAGCCCTCGACAGCACCGAATACATCATCCGCAACACCCTGAAAGAGTTTGAAACGCGTGGTGTAAACGACGGCGACGTGCAGCGCTTTAAGGCCCAGACCGAAGCCCAGGTTATTAATGCCCTGGCCAGCGTGCAGGGCAAGGTGAGCCTGCTGGCCGCCAACCAAACCTTCTACGGCAACCCCAACTACCTCACCGTAGAGATGAAGGAGTTGAAGGCCCTTACCAAGGCCGATGTGCAGCGCGTGTACGACAAGTACGTACGCGGCAAGCACGCCGTGATTCTGAGCGTGCTGCCCAAAACCGGCGGCGCGGCCGCCGCCAAGCCCGACAACTTCACCGTTGATAAGTCGGGCTACAAAGCTCCCGACTACGGCTACGCCGGCCTGAAATACGTGAAGCCCATCGACACCTTCGACCGCAGCAAGCAGCCCGCCGCCGGGGCCAATCCCGTAGTGAAGGTGCCCGCGCTGTACCAGGAAACCCTGCCCAATGGCCTGAAAATCGTGGGTACCAAGAACACCGAGATTCCGGCCATCACCATGCGCCTCACCATTCGGGGCGGCCACCGCCTCGAGCAGGCCATGCCCGCCAAGGCTGGCCTGGCCCAGCTCACGGCCAGCATGCTGAACGAAGGTTCGGAGAAGTACACCGGCGAGCAGTTCACCACGGAACTCGACAAGCTGGGCTCCAGAGTGCTGGTTAACGCCGGCGACAACGAAACCACCGTGTACGTGCAGAGCCTGACCAAGAACCTGCCCGCCACCATGGCCCTGCTGGAACAGCGCCTGCTGCACCCGCGCTTCGACGCGGCCGACTTTGCCCGCGTGAAAAAGCAGCAGATAGAGCTGATTGCCAACTTCGCCAACCAGCCCGCCGTGGTGGCCGACCTCACCTACAACCGCTTGGTTTACGGCTCCAATAACATTGCCGGCACGGCCGTGGCGGGCACTACGACCTCGGTGGGCAGCATCACGCTCGACGATGTGAAGAGCTTCTACAACACCTACTACTCGCCCAACGTGAGCTACCTCGTGGCCGTGGGCGACGTGGACCAGGCCACGCTGGACAAACAGCTCGGCTTCCTAAAAAACTGGGCGAAGAAGGACGTGACCATCCCGGCCGACATGGCCGGCGTGCAGCCCGACAAAACGACCGTCTACTTCGTGAACAAGCCCGGCGCGGCGCAGTCCGAAATCCGGGTGGGCTACCTCACCGACATGAAGTATGACGCCACCGGCGCCTACTACAAAGCCGGCCTGGCCAACTTCCTGCTCGGCGGCGCCTTCAACTCCCGCATCAACCTGAACCTGCGCGAGAACAAGGGCTACACCTACGGGGCCAACTCGGGCTTCCGTGGTACGCGCTACGCGGGTCCATTCACGGCCCAGGCCGGCGTGCGCGCCGATGCCACCGCTGCTTCGGTAAAGGAGTTTATGAGCGAGATTCAGAACTACCAGAACGGTATTTCCGACGAGGAGCTGGCTTTCCTGCAAACCTCAGTGGGCCAGAGTGATGCCCTCAAGTACGAGACTGGCCAGCAGAAAGCCGGCTTCCTGTCCCGCCTCGTAGAATATGACCTGCAGCCCACCTACGTCAACCAGCAGACCGATATTCTGAAAAACCTGAAAAAGGAAGACGTGCAGGCCATTGCCAAGCAATATCTGCCCGCCGATAAAATGTATATCGTGGTGGTGGGCGACGACAAGCAGCTGCCCACCCTGCAGGCCCTGGGCTACCCCGTAGTGCAGCTGGACATGGAAGGCAAGCCCGTGGCTGCCGAAATAATGAAGATGCCCATGCCCGCCCCCACCCAGATGGCCGCGCCGACGGATGAAAAGATGAAGAAGCAGTTTGACGACGGCGGCAAAATCAAAACCAAAACCAAGAAGGGTAAAAATTAA
- the rny gene encoding ribonuclease Y, with protein MSSIILYCLLTAVVALVAGIVVGRQLAGKARLDHEGEAQARAQQILRDAEEKGNRLRDEKIKQADERLEQSKNKFKTLRNEFDQESRRLKAELEGELTQRRQGVVEQEQSIKMLTETTQRQLEQLQKKESDLDRQREKNQTDTQQLRDKLESQAEKRRTDHEETMAELEEKQRDADEQLHSVQRQLETIANLTAAEAREQLVESLKNEAQIQASSFVKDTVAQAKLTATKDAKKIVLETIQRTASEHAIENCVSIFNIESDDVKGKIIGREGRNIRALEAATGVEIIVDDTPEAIIISGFDPVRREIARLSLHLLVKDGRIHPARVEEIVAKTRKNIEEEIVEIGEKTIIDLGIHGLHPELIKMVGRMRFRSSYGQNLLQHSREVANLCATMAAEMGLDVKKAKRAGLLHDIGKVSTEEPELPHAILGMEMAKKWKEHPDVVNAIGAHHDEIEMTAMISPLVQACDAISGSRPGARREMMESYIKRLKQLEETANGFKGVNQCFAIQAGRELRVMVDAENVTDERAAELSFEISQKIEKEMQYPGQIKITVIREMRAVAYAK; from the coding sequence ATGTCATCCATCATATTATACTGTTTGCTGACCGCAGTGGTCGCCCTTGTGGCGGGCATCGTAGTGGGCAGGCAGCTGGCCGGCAAAGCCCGGCTGGACCATGAAGGCGAGGCCCAGGCCCGCGCCCAGCAAATCCTCCGCGACGCGGAGGAGAAAGGCAACCGTCTTCGCGACGAGAAAATAAAGCAGGCCGATGAGCGCCTGGAGCAGTCGAAGAACAAGTTCAAGACGCTGCGCAACGAGTTTGACCAAGAAAGCCGTCGCCTCAAAGCCGAGCTGGAAGGCGAGCTGACCCAGCGCCGCCAGGGCGTGGTGGAGCAGGAACAGAGCATCAAGATGCTCACCGAAACCACGCAGCGCCAGCTCGAACAGCTTCAGAAAAAGGAAAGCGACCTCGACCGCCAACGCGAGAAAAACCAGACCGACACCCAGCAGCTGCGCGATAAGCTGGAAAGCCAGGCCGAAAAGCGCCGCACCGACCACGAGGAAACGATGGCCGAGCTGGAAGAAAAGCAGCGCGATGCCGACGAGCAATTGCACTCGGTGCAGCGCCAGCTCGAAACCATTGCCAACCTGACCGCCGCCGAAGCCCGCGAGCAGCTGGTAGAGAGCCTCAAGAACGAAGCCCAGATTCAGGCCAGCTCCTTTGTGAAGGATACCGTGGCTCAGGCCAAACTGACGGCCACCAAGGATGCGAAGAAGATTGTGCTTGAAACCATTCAGCGCACCGCGTCGGAGCACGCCATTGAAAACTGCGTGTCGATTTTCAACATTGAAAGCGACGACGTGAAGGGCAAAATCATTGGCCGCGAAGGCCGCAACATTCGGGCGCTGGAAGCAGCTACGGGCGTTGAAATCATTGTGGACGACACGCCGGAGGCCATCATCATCTCGGGCTTCGACCCGGTGCGCCGCGAAATTGCCCGCCTCTCGCTGCACTTGCTGGTGAAGGACGGCCGCATTCACCCGGCCCGCGTGGAGGAGATTGTGGCCAAAACCCGCAAGAACATCGAGGAGGAAATCGTCGAAATCGGCGAGAAAACCATCATCGACCTGGGCATTCACGGCCTGCACCCCGAGCTGATTAAGATGGTGGGCCGCATGCGCTTCCGCTCGTCGTACGGCCAGAACCTGCTGCAACACAGCCGCGAAGTAGCCAACCTCTGCGCCACCATGGCCGCCGAGATGGGCCTCGACGTGAAGAAAGCCAAGCGCGCCGGCCTGCTGCACGACATCGGCAAGGTGAGCACCGAGGAGCCGGAGCTGCCCCACGCCATTCTGGGCATGGAGATGGCCAAGAAGTGGAAAGAGCACCCCGACGTGGTAAATGCCATTGGTGCTCACCACGATGAGATTGAGATGACAGCCATGATTTCGCCTTTGGTGCAGGCCTGCGATGCCATTTCGGGCTCGCGCCCCGGTGCCCGCCGCGAGATGATGGAGAGCTACATCAAGCGCCTGAAGCAGCTGGAAGAAACGGCCAACGGCTTCAAAGGTGTAAACCAGTGCTTCGCCATCCAGGCCGGCCGCGAGCTGCGCGTGATGGTAGACGCCGAAAACGTGACCGACGAGCGCGCCGCTGAGCTGAGCTTCGAGATTTCGCAGAAAATTGAGAAGGAGATGCAGTACCCCGGCCAGATTAAAATCACCGTGATTCGGGAGATGCGCGCCGTGGCCTACGCCAAGTAA
- a CDS encoding N-acetylmuramoyl-L-alanine amidase, whose translation MTLRHCLGLACAAALAACAVQKNPYAATNKSYKAQVKAYAEALRAMPGTTPGGDSLLGKYWVGTTNFNLRKPNYVVIHHTAQDSTAQTLKTFTMPSTQVSAHYVIGRDGRVYHMLNDYLRAWHGGVARWGNTTDINSASIGIELDNNGIEPFAEAQVTSLMHILGGLKKAYGIPTANFIGHADIAPSRKNDPSALFPWKRLSANGFGLWYDAGPLPSPFVADSAAALAGRLLTPPLPAPDDVPMATILPVDTSKVDAQLARLNGPITVFSPREALRIIGYDTRDLPAAIRAFKLHFIQQNVGMPLSDADNRILYNLYKKCL comes from the coding sequence ATGACCCTTCGCCACTGCCTGGGCCTGGCCTGCGCTGCCGCCCTGGCCGCCTGCGCCGTCCAGAAGAATCCTTACGCCGCCACCAACAAGTCGTATAAAGCCCAGGTGAAGGCCTATGCCGAAGCCCTGCGCGCCATGCCGGGCACCACGCCGGGCGGCGACAGCCTGCTGGGCAAGTACTGGGTGGGCACCACCAATTTCAACCTGCGCAAGCCCAACTACGTCGTCATTCACCACACGGCGCAGGACTCCACCGCCCAGACGCTCAAGACCTTTACCATGCCCAGCACGCAGGTGAGCGCCCACTACGTGATTGGGCGCGACGGCCGGGTGTACCACATGCTCAACGACTACCTGCGGGCCTGGCACGGCGGCGTGGCCCGCTGGGGCAACACTACGGACATCAACTCCGCGTCCATCGGAATTGAGTTGGATAACAACGGCATTGAGCCATTTGCCGAAGCCCAGGTTACCAGCCTGATGCACATTCTGGGCGGCCTGAAAAAAGCCTACGGTATTCCCACGGCCAACTTCATCGGCCATGCCGATATTGCGCCCAGCCGCAAGAATGACCCCAGCGCCCTGTTTCCCTGGAAGCGACTGTCTGCCAACGGCTTCGGCCTGTGGTACGATGCCGGACCGCTGCCCAGCCCCTTCGTGGCCGACAGCGCCGCCGCCCTGGCCGGCCGCCTGCTTACCCCGCCCCTGCCGGCCCCGGACGACGTGCCGATGGCCACCATTCTGCCCGTGGACACCAGCAAAGTGGATGCCCAACTGGCGCGGCTGAACGGGCCGATTACGGTATTCAGCCCCCGCGAGGCGCTGCGCATTATCGGGTACGACACGCGGGATTTGCCAGCGGCCATCCGGGCGTTCAAACTGCATTTTATTCAGCAAAACGTAGGTATGCCGCTCAGCGATGCCGACAACCGGATTCTGTATAATCTGTATAAGAAGTGCTTGTGA